The stretch of DNA CTTCATCGTGCGTAACCGTCTCTTGAATCAATTTCctgaattttgtggaccaaaaatcgttgttttagtaaatcaaaccgtttattaaaacgatcaaattacgaggtgatccgatcacaccttataaaaaggattggtgacgactctcattttttattttttaaaataaaaagtcgatttaaaaaaaaagggtttcaaCATCAAAGATCAGAGAATTGcgttgtttgaattttgattcgtagattcgtgatatttaaagttgtttaatgaaaagaaattaaattgtaagagAGGAGAGGAGTGGGAGCTTTCGATTGAAAAACATATAACAACGATTTTAAtaacccaatgacttaaatgaaaattttcaaattgttcggtgatcattttgtaattttttgaagttaagtgactaaaatataaatttactaataatttaataactttaaataaatttacccttaataaataaataaatcacccAAGGAATTCCTGATCTTATTTGTGAAAGTAAAAGATCTACCATTAATTTAGCAGATAATAAAATGGTTTTAAATTCCTGAAAAGAAAATTGAGCGCCAGAATTAATTAATCGAAGACTTATTATAATTGAAGTCTTCTGTTCCAATTGGGCGACGACTTGACCAAAACTTTATTTCAAGGATTAGTTAGATGTCTCTTCTTTTTTCAAGCAAAagtattaacttttttttcttttcaaaaagcaTCAACTTCATAATGAAATGTCGTTGGTCATGAAATAATATCTGCTTTATATTCATACGTAGCTGTTAATTTGAGTACAGGCAATATTTTTATATGGGGAGTGATTCAAAACCATTAAGGGAATTGGATTTTCGGATTCAATCACTTTTTGGAGATGTGTTCAGTCTTTGAAGTTGAATTATGAGACATAATTTGAGTCTTTTACAAGATTAAGGCTTGAGCAAATTATCGATTCACGAGGATAGTCTGAGTTTTATAACTAGTTCGAGATCAACATTAGTTAGGCGGATCCAACAGAAGCTACAAAATTTCGAACATTTGAGAGATCAAATATGTTCCGAGAGAAGTTAATTTAGTCGCAAACCGAATTGCGAAGATGGTATCTGTGGAGGTGGAGGGAGTTAATGTTTTGACTTTTACTCTTACGAATCTTTTAAAATTCCTTGAAAGTGATAAAATTAATGGTGCTTTCGATTGTATTAATGTAACAAAATCAATTAAGCTTAGTTTATTTcacccaaaaaaatattaaacttttaattatAGGATAGGTAATTTTTGAAGGTTTCTTTTGCTTTTTTATCTTCAATAACTCATAAAATTATGGGAAAAATTACATTACttgatatatatacacacaaaatatattataaatttattaaaatctcCATATCATTATaacaaattatgaaaatatattataaagCTTGACATAAACAGAAAATAGATAACaattattttgtaaattgaattttaataataaactatgcaaaaattttaaaaagtaaaaataaatattataaatataatactaatttacaacataaatatttttttcaaaatcaatatttactcgaataatataattaaattcaatacatatatattactaatttacaaaaaaataatctaatataaatttaacccttaaaagttaataattttaatttattaaataacagTTTAATAAAATCCCCCAACTTTaatcaaaatgaaagaaaaaaaatagtatttttttttaaaaggaggTATTATTAGTATTTACATTCATAATCATCTAAATTATGTTTTCGACACATTCAATGAaagtaaataaacatataaaacacaACACCTTCAATACACCGATTCTTATCCAATATGATGAGCATTTCTTTTATTCGTTCTTGCAATGTTAGGAGCAACGACCAAAATAATATCGTCAATGCTTAAGAGTGTATGAGATATGGCCGGAAGTCTGCAGAAGGGAAAATGATGTTAGAAAACGAAAAACTTTCTCATCCGGACATGTACTATTTTTAGTTTACCCTTAGGCTTAGCTAAGCAAATTCAGAGGAGGGCTTCTTCTCCCTTATCTCCTTGCTTACACCCCAACCTTAGTTATGGCACATGTACCGTCAAATATTATTCTCTTGCTGTTCCTTCTGGTTTCTTTCCATGTTGATGTCATAGCTGAAGAAGATGAGGCAAAAATTATCAAACCCGGTTCTTCACTTTATGCCGGAAAACAGCCTAGCTCGTGGGCATCACCTTCGGGGAATTTTGAATTTGGTTTCTACCGGCAAGGAGAAGGATATGCGGCCGGAATATGGCTTGTTGGTCGACCAGAAAACACCATTGTCTGGACTGCAAAACGAGATGACCCGCCTGTCTCCTCAAATGCTACTTTATTCACTACACGAGGCGTATTGCTTCTTCGGACTGAGGACGGGGTGGAAAATGTCATTGGGAATCAGTCCGGCGTTGATTCAGCTTCGTTGCTGGACACCAGGAATCTAGTGCTCTACGAGAACAGGTCTGTTGTTTGGGAGAGCTTTGATATCCCGACCGACACAATCTTAGGAGGCCAGAATTTAAGAAATGACAGTGTGTTGATTTCCAGTGTGTCAAGTTCAAACCACGCAACTGGCCATTATTATTTGCTCTTGAAGTCTGATATTGGGCTTGTAGCCAATTTAAATATTTCTTCTGCAGCTGCTTATCAGTACTGGGTCTTCCCTAATGGCTTTTCTTACTCGTTGAATCTCAGTGAGAGTGGCGTTCTAGCACTGTATTCATCACTAAATTTCGGCCAAGAAAACGTTTTGGCAAACGGCTCGACAACTAGGAACAAAACAATGATTATCTTAGAGCAACCCTTGATCATGACGGTGTCTTCAGATTGTACTCGCATCAACTTGAAAGCAATACTATGTCAAACAAGTGGCAGAATTTGGATGATGAATGTGAGATTCCAGGTCGGTGTGGGTTGAACAGCTACTGCTCCACCAGCAGGGGTAACGATACTGAGTGCTACTGCTATCCTGGTTTCATATTTATCGACGAGAATGCCAAATCCCTGGGTTGCTCTCAGAATTTCACTGTAGATGGGTGCGAGGCTAGGAGAGATGTAGTGATACACCACAATAGCACTACCTTAGACAATATGTTTTGGGGTGGTAATCTTTATTCTGTGAAGCGTAATCTGGAGAAGGAAGACTGTAAGAAAGCTTGCGAGGATGATTGCTCCTGTGGTGGAGCTCTCTATAGCAATAACTGTAGCATGTATTCATTACCGCTTAAATATGGTAGAAAACATGTAAATATAACAACCACAGCCTTCATCAAGTTGATTCTGGGTAGCACCATTAGGCCCCCACCTGAAACAAGTCAAATATTGATAAGCGAAGGAAACCAAAGCCTCATTTTAACTATGGGCTTAAGTTTGGGTTCCGTTGCAAGCTTGTGTTTTGTGATTGCAATATGTAGCTTCTTGTTATACAGGCATCGAGTCCAAAGTTATGAGAAGCTTTTAGAAAGTAAAAGTTCAGGATTTGCCGAGCAATTTACACTACGATCATTCACTTTCAATGAGCTAGATGAAGCAACACAAGGTTTCCAAGATGAGTTGGGTAGAGGCTCATTTGGAGCGGTTTATAAAGGAACTTTGCCAGGGGATGGTAAGAGTATTGCCGTTAAGAGATTAGAAATGGTTAAGGAAGGAGAAAGGGATCAGTTTCGAACTGAGATGACAGCCATTGGAAGAAATAACCACAGGAACTTGGTCCGATTGCTTGGATTTTGTGTGGAAGGTTCAAGGAAGTTCCTTGTTTATGAATACATGAGCAATGGCTCACTAGCGGATTTTCTATTCAACAGGAATGAACGCCCGGTTTGGAAACAGAGAGCCAGAATAGCGTTGGACGTGGCTAAAGGTATCCTTATATTTACATGAAGAGTGTGAGGTGAGTATCATCCATTGCAACATCAAGCCCTGCAACATACTCTTGGATGATTCATTGACTGCAAAGATTTCGGATTTCGGATTGGCAAAGCTATTGAGGCCTAATCAAAGAAGCAGTACAAGTGGAGCAGCATGGTACTCGGCACCTGAATGGCAAAACAGTGCAGTGTTATCGGTAAAAGTTGATGTATACAGTTTCGGAGTGATACTGTTGGAGATCATATGTTGCAGAAGCAACATAGAAGTAGAAGGTCGCAGTGCAGATGAGATACTGCTTTCAACATTTGTATACAATTGCTTTGTTGGGGGAGAGTTGAATAAGCTCGTGGAAGGTGAAGAAGAAGTGGACATGAAAATGGTGGAAAGGTTTGTGAAGGTGGGGCTTTGGTGCATTCAAGATGATCCAAATTTGCGTCCACTCGTGAAGAATGTGATCTTGATGCTAGAAGGAACAATGAATGTACCGATCCCTCCATTTCCATCACCTCCCCATGTTACTAATTAGTGTTCTTAACTTTGAAGTTgggtttattttaattatgtttttcatgtaattaataataattagaggagtaatttttaaaataaaattttggaaactaTCTGGTTGTTACAAAGAAGGACATTTTATGTTCTATGCATCAATTATCATGTGATAAGTGAAAGGTCTCTAATCTATACatcatttataatattaaaagtatacatggttttttcctttgttttcacTTATGTGTTGtgttgaaaaattaaatgttaacatCTTAAATACTTACAAAATCAACGTGGTATGTTTGTTAAATTTAAGGAACAGTTATGATTAAATTGTTTGATAAAGGATAGCTTTAGGTgtgtttctaaaaattttaaaaatatctttcGGTCTCACTTGCCTAGATATTCTTTTAGGGGCATTACTTCCTAATTTTTTAGGCCTCctcaatttagttcaatttattgcaatttagtcttttttccaaaaatcagCTTACCTACATTTCCATCAACCAAATCCTTTTTTAGGTTTAGCTATTTATGCTGCAAATAAAGAGAATGGACATGGAAATGAAAAGCAAACAAAACATTGAAGTTTAAGaaaaaatatgaaagtttagaattttatgcaagaaaacttaaagaacATAAAACTAAAGGCATTCCACAGGGAAATCTAAAACAATAAACAGAAAAAGGAATAAACTTTAacaaatttaaagtaaaagaaactaaaatgcaTTAAACTAAAGTTAGAAATGTCTTACAACCAAGGTATAGGGATTGGAAGTGCAAATAAACTTAAGCTATAGTAATAACTAACTAACTTAACTACCACTAAGAACAACTAAGAACAactaaaataagaaagaaaattgtTGGGAAATGTAAAATCTActactaaagaaatgaaaataaaaaaaaccctagaaaaagaagaagaaaagctaagagaaaacctagagaaaactaagGTAAAACTAAACTAATGTGTGTCTCCTCTCCTCAGccaaatttggttattttaggcTGAATGCTAATAGTACTTCGTTGCCAAAATTGCCCTTACGTGGGCCTTGGATGATTGGTGGATCGGGTAGAAATAGACTACTCTTTTTATCTAATTTTGTCCCCCTCACAATGTTGGTGTCACGATACCTAGAAGAGGATATCTCGATTCCTCAAGTAGTTTCGAACCTTGGGGTCTTCTTTGAGGGTGGATATCGTGATACCACTGAAAAGTGGTCTCCCTTCTTTCCATACTGTTGGAGGTATTGTGATTTCAAGGTATGAAAATAGCGATACATTTTCTTTTGGTGTCATTTTCGCTCGTTTTCAACCTCAGCACGTTCTTACACCACTCAACCAAATGTTAGGTCCCCCAATAGTACTATTGGCCAAATTTGATCATAAAATGAGTAAAAATAAGGCATttacacttatcaacttaaaatataaaaagtaagaAAAAGTATGAAAAAAATGCTATTTTGCTTGAGAATAAGGTCCTTAAGTATATTGGTAAAGTCTAATTTGCCATATCAAATTATGGTAGATAAAACTCCCCCACATATAACTCTTTGCTTGTACTTAAGCAAACCAAACATGCAAAAGGAAAGACGACTGTTGGACTAAATCAGACAATTAAGTCATATATCTATAAAACATCAAACTCGTACGGGAACTGCCTCATATGCAACTTAAGAGTGATATCTAGATAACTTGTTTATTCTTAATACAAACATAATTAGTTCACTAAGTTATAATGTTAATAGATGTAGAGgcaatgaaaattaaaaaatgtacaagtgttatccatcaaaataaattatgcgAATTGCTcatagatattttaaaaaaatggatcATATTCGTTCAAACAAATGTAGACTATTTATGAATTATTGTATTGGTGACATAGATTATGTTAAGTAATGCTTTTTAGAAGTACTTTTGATATGAAAAATACTTTTGCAGCAAAAAGAACAAGATAttttttgctgaaatttttggcttttcaaaagtactttgaaaaaaaaaagagaaactaaaatttttagcttttcttatTCCAAAAACatttttagtgcttaattattttttcacctCTCCAATAATatggtactttctctctttttttctctggtgcttaattacaaaaatgttaaaatcattaattaaaaataaaaatatatttttaaaataatacaaatgtgttaatatctaattacaaatatttaatggttatatttaaatatttaaaatataatttatatattctactaaaattttataaataaataatatttattgtttaaaatatttaaaatttatatttcatatattaaaatattaataataagttataatagttttttattcttactagaatataataatattaactaatttgaacattacttaaatgcatatttgttactttataatattatgtctaaaataaatattttatttctcgaaagtatattttcataaaactttttaaaagtatttttcaaaattatagcAACTAACCCTAATTCGGATCCCAAAGATCTTCTAAGTTTGTAATGTTACAAGGCTTAGGACAGTTCAAAATTCAAATGGGTTCAAACACTAGAAACGGTTGAGCACATGACATTGTTCCCTACTTGCCTCAAATTCATTTACAAGCTCACCTCCTTATTTCTCATTCTCTTGCCTACCATATTTTCCCAAAATGTTAGAAGGTATTATGgcacaaaatttataattgtgaACCTAAAGATATTCATTTTTGAGCTTAATTTTGATTTAgctatcattttctttattttgcacTTTTTCATTCACCCTTTCTTTTTTAACATACTAATTTGCGTAatcccttcattttctttttataaatacatatatcagaatttataaacacaaaattctaagGCGATAGTACAATTTCTAAGGatctttagaaattttggtattttgtaattttctaatttttttttcatattaaaaactttttaaaattaaattgccATGATTACGTTTATTAActaaaatgatatatattttttggatCCAAATTGACATTTGCTAACAAAAATTATTAGTGGTAGAAGAAGTGGCAAGATCAGTTTCAACTAGTTCACGCATGAAAATAAAACCTCGGAAAAAGCTTGGGAAACCTACATTAATTTTATCACCATTTTTCCTTAGAAATGTTGACAGTCCATAAAGTTGTCTGTAtgtatcaaaatataaaagaatgtTATTAGAAATGTCGGTATTtgattatacattttagtacagGATTTAGGAATGAGATTTTGGTatataaaaaaacctaattatttttcatgaaaatattgatatttcGTTAGAAATTTTGATATATAACAAGATATAACAAGATatgtttttagaaattttaatatttcggCCGGTTGAGTCATTATTTGATTGACATACACAATGTTATTAATATAGGGTTCGAGTGTATttaaacgcattatcctcctatttatggttAGAGAGAGGCTATGGATAGTTCAAGCTCACCctaagaaataaatattattaaattatctttatttattttaatagtattataaatttaatatattttatttaaatatttcaattaattaactaatttaatttttttattatattaaataaataacttaaaataaaatttaaatgtaaaaactaaaaaattaatcataattaatttaaatgattttaatataatataaataaaattaaaataattaaaatctaactattaaaataaaggaaataacttatattaggatgatcctaaaaactaaggtttttaggcaccaataaaatTTTGCCACAACATCACAATGTAAAGaaactaaattattattatgctCTCATCTATAGAGAAATTATCTTATTAATCCTTTCCACCACATTATTCATGGTCcctttcaacaatttttttcacGTCACtaacacataattttgataattttttaaacacataattttgataatttttttactctGAACTTAACTCTAGAATATTGAACCCTGAACCCTAAACTTGAACCTATAACCTCAAATTTTTAAACTCTAAACACAAACCCAAAATCATTAAACCTTGAACTCATATCATAAACCTCGAATATTTAAACCATCAACCTAAACTTTGAATCTTGAATTCAAAACTgaacctcaaattttaaattttaaacccaAACCCTGAATCTCAAGGTTCAAAATTTAAGATTGAAggaaaaataattaacaaaattatgtgtcaatgacatgagaaaattgcacaaaaattacttctttttttttaaatttggttgcataaaaaaaagaatttatgaaaaaaagattaaaattttcaaaaaaagatgattgtttataattaaaaaattaattattttaaataatttaatttaatttaatttaatttgaagaaAGTATtagatatacaaatatatataataatattttattatctttaaaatttaatgaggTAAtgctattttattaatattttaaaattatactttttagtattatctaaaagaaaaagagagaagtaAACTAAAAAAGGAAATGCGGTGTTCGCaactaggggtgttcattcggttaaccgaccggttaaccgacccgaaattattataaccgaattaaccgaccttccaaaaattttaaccgttaaccgaaccgatttttttttaaaaaaattaaccgaaccgaaattttttcggttaataaggtcggttaaccgaattaaccgaaaattatgtattttttatttttggttaaaaattacccgaattacccgaattaaccgaattaaccgaattaccgcaaaatacccgaattacccgaatttttttattttttatttttaaaatttaaaaaatttataaattattaaagtaaattgggttttagactttagtaaattgggttgtcttttagttttagttttattggattgggtaattgggtaaactttagttttagttttattgggttgggtaattgagtttgggctgggttgaataattttatttattaattttttcggttaaccgaaaattttcgattaaccgaccggttttgaaccgaattaaccattaaccgaaaaatcataaaaaaattaaccgacccccgaccgaaaaaattcggttaaccgaccgattaaccgaattcggtcagttaaccgaattttttcggttttacccgaattatgcacacccctattCGCAACTACATCCTCCCTCCcattgaaaaggaaaaattattagATGGAGCCTGGGAGTTCTCACCGCCTAAATTATAAGTCTAATCAATTGAAGtaatacacattttttttttaaatttttaatttttttctcttaaaaattttaaattcaattaaaagtaTTAAAAGTCAAAGAGAAAAATCTAACTTAGAGATAAAATAACGTGTAATTATAGAATTGGAAATCTTGATTTATGTCTACGATGATATTAGACGTATAGTTTAAGTGGAGAGAAGGATTTATGTAATAATTTAGTCAGGTTACCTGTCTTTTTCTGCGCAAACCCTGATTCCAGACCTCGGCCATTTTTAATTTGGGTActtgtaaaataatttcttcatcgGTTCCAAAAATAGAAGAcagaaataaatacaataattccTATGGCAGCAGTGTGGTCTCTTCTCATGCTCCTGTCTTCTTTCTTTGTGGCTAGAGGAGTTGAAGACAAGCATTCAAACGGCACCATTGGGCTGGGATATTCGCTTTCCCCCTTAACTCCACCCACCTCATTGGCTTCGCCTTCTGGTCGTTTCGCATTTGGTTTTTACAGTCAAGGCAATGGCTTTTCAATTGGAGTTTGGCTGGAGGGCAATAGAAAGACAGATAACAAAGTTGTATGGACAGCAAACCGTGATGACCCGCCGCTCCATGCAACTGCTACTCTGACACTAAACGAGAAAGGTTTGCTTCTTTCGTGCGGTGTGAGCGGAGaaaataaagttattttttatccaaatgaCTCGGCTGTCAGTGTCTTCTCTGCCTCCATGCTAGATTCAGGCAATTTTGTGCTCTACAGCACAGTCAATCATACCATTTGGGAGAGTTTCGAGCATCCTACAGATACCCTTTTAGGTGGTCAGGCTACTACTCAGTCGTTGATCTCCTGTTCTTCAGAAAATGATCACTCATCCGGAAGGTTTCTTCTAGGTATGCAACCAGATGGGAATCTCGTTCTATACCCTCTAGACGTCAATTTTGCTGTTACAACTGCCTATTGGGCCACAAATACTGATGGTGTGAATCGTTCACTCCGATTATTTCTTAACTCGACAGGCTTCCTACAACTTATCAACAACACTGATTCCTCCATCTACCTAGAAATTAATTCTAGATTTGTTACAGAGGTGAGCTACAACGAGAACACCACCACCACCAGCAACGACGGTATCGTTCACAGTGCAAGCCTTGATGTTGATGGAAATTTCCGGTTATATACTCATCAATTTGATCCAAGTGGTGGATTTCGAACTTCCCGAGTGTCGCGTGCGTTGAAGGATTCCTGTGAAATTATAGGCTTTTGTGGTATCAATAGCTATTGCACGTTTAATGATGACAGAGCTTACTGTGCATGCCTTCCCGGCACTGATTTTATCGATCCTCAACGCAATACCCTCGGCTGCAAGAGAAATTATAATGAAGCACATTGTAAAGGAGGGAAGGACAATATACCCCTTTATAACATCACTCCATTGCAAAATATAGAATGGACTACAGGTATATTTTACAGTGAAGAGGTAATGTCCATGAGTGCCTGCAGCCAAACATGCTTGGAAGACTGTAATTGTGAGGCAGCAAAGTTTAGCGATGGAGTTTGCAGGAAACAAAAGCTTCCACTATGGCATTTGCGACGACGACAAGGTGTGAGTTCCACGGTTTTCTTAAAGATGGGAATCAGAAGCCTAGAAGCAGATGATGGTACTGTTTCCCATGAATTAAAGCCCCAAATCAAACGGAAAGATCCGACGCTGAAAATTCTTCTTTTAACTTTCAGTCTTGTCGCATGTTCATGTGCTTTGCTTGCAATCTCTGGtgtattcatttttaaatttcgagttctaaGATACAAAAGGCTGTTGGAAATTGGAAATTTGGGCCTAACCGGAGAGCTTACGTTGACGTCGTTTTCATACAATGAACTCAAGAGAGCAACGAATGGGTTTAAAGAAGAGTTGGGTAAGGGATCCTTTGGAGCAGTCTACAAAGGGTCCTTAAACAGAGGAAGAAATTTGATTGCAGTAAAGCGATTGGAGAAGTTAGTGGAAGAAGGAGAAAGAGAGTTCCAAGCAGAAATGCGAGCAATTGGCAGAGCTCACCACAAGAATTTAGTTCGACTTTTGGGATACTGTGCTGAGGACTCCAAGAGGGTGTTGGTGTACGAGTACATGGGCAATGGCTCCCTTGCTGATCTACTGTTCAAGTCAAGACAGCGCCCTGATTGGGATGAAAGAACAAGAATAGCCCTGGATGTAGCTAGAGGAATCCTCTATTTACATGAGGAGTGTGAGACCCCAATCATTCACTGTGACATAAAGCCGCAAAACATATTGATGGATGATTATTGGAGAGCTAAAATTTCAGACTTCGGGCTGGCAAAACTGTTGATGGGGGATCATACAAGGACCTTCACAGTAGTGAGGGGAACTAGAGGATACATGGCCCCAGAATGGCATAAGAATGTTCCAATCTCAGCGAAGGCTGACGTTTACAGTTACGGAATTGTGCTATTGGAAACTGTGTTTTGCAGACGAAACTTGGACATCACTGTATCAAACCCAGAGGAGATCATTCTGTCGATTTTGGTGTATAAATGTCTGGTTGAAAAAAAGTTGGATAAGCTTGTGCTTGGTGAAGAAGTAGATAAGAAAAGCTTGGAAAGAATGGTGATGGTGGCACTTTGGTGTATCCAAGATGAACCTGCACTTCGTCCTTCCATCAAGACTGCAGTGATGATGCTGGAAGGCATTACTGATA from Gossypium hirsutum isolate 1008001.06 chromosome D04, Gossypium_hirsutum_v2.1, whole genome shotgun sequence encodes:
- the LOC121215889 gene encoding G-type lectin S-receptor-like serine/threonine-protein kinase LECRK1; this encodes MAHVPSNIILLLFLLVSFHVDVIAEEDEAKIIKPGSSLYAGKQPSSWASPSGNFEFGFYRQGEGYAAGIWLVGRPENTIVWTAKRDDPPVSSNATLFTTRGVLLLRTEDGVENVIGNQSGVDSASLLDTRNLVLYENRSVVWESFDIPTDTILGGQNLRNDSVLISSVSSSNHATGHYYLLLKSDIGLVANLNISSAAAYQYWVFPNGFSYSLNLSESGVLALYSSLNFGQENIVLAST
- the LOC107959453 gene encoding G-type lectin S-receptor-like serine/threonine-protein kinase LECRK1 isoform X2, which gives rise to MAAVWSLLMLLSSFFVARGVEDKHSNGTIGLGYSLSPLTPPTSLASPSGRFAFGFYSQGNGFSIGVWLEGNRKTDNKVVWTANRDDPPLHATATLTLNEKGLLLSCGVSGENKVIFYPNDSAVSVFSASMLDSGNFVLYSTVNHTIWESFEHPTDTLLGGQATTQSLISCSSENDHSSGRFLLGFLQLINNTDSSIYLEINSRFVTEVSYNENTTTTSNDGIVHSASLDVDGNFRLYTHQFDPSGGFRTSRVSRALKDSCEIIGFCGINSYCTFNDDRAYCACLPGTDFIDPQRNTLGCKRNYNEAHCKGGKDNIPLYNITPLQNIEWTTGIFYSEEVMSMSACSQTCLEDCNCEAAKFSDGVCRKQKLPLWHLRRRQGVSSTVFLKMGIRSLEADDGTVSHELKPQIKRKDPTLKILLLTFSLVACSCALLAISGVFIFKFRVLRYKRLLEIGNLGLTGELTLTSFSYNELKRATNGFKEELGKGSFGAVYKGSLNRGRNLIAVKRLEKLVEEGEREFQAEMRAIGRAHHKNLVRLLGYCAEDSKRVLVYEYMGNGSLADLLFKSRQRPDWDERTRIALDVARGILYLHEECETPIIHCDIKPQNILMDDYWRAKISDFGLAKLLMGDHTRTFTVVRGTRGYMAPEWHKNVPISAKADVYSYGIVLLETVFCRRNLDITVSNPEEIILSILVYKCLVEKKLDKLVLGEEVDKKSLERMVMVALWCIQDEPALRPSIKTAVMMLEGITDICIPPCPTASSI
- the LOC107959453 gene encoding G-type lectin S-receptor-like serine/threonine-protein kinase LECRK1 isoform X1, giving the protein MAAVWSLLMLLSSFFVARGVEDKHSNGTIGLGYSLSPLTPPTSLASPSGRFAFGFYSQGNGFSIGVWLEGNRKTDNKVVWTANRDDPPLHATATLTLNEKGLLLSCGVSGENKVIFYPNDSAVSVFSASMLDSGNFVLYSTVNHTIWESFEHPTDTLLGGQATTQSLISCSSENDHSSGRFLLGMQPDGNLVLYPLDVNFAVTTAYWATNTDGVNRSLRLFLNSTGFLQLINNTDSSIYLEINSRFVTEVSYNENTTTTSNDGIVHSASLDVDGNFRLYTHQFDPSGGFRTSRVSRALKDSCEIIGFCGINSYCTFNDDRAYCACLPGTDFIDPQRNTLGCKRNYNEAHCKGGKDNIPLYNITPLQNIEWTTGIFYSEEVMSMSACSQTCLEDCNCEAAKFSDGVCRKQKLPLWHLRRRQGVSSTVFLKMGIRSLEADDGTVSHELKPQIKRKDPTLKILLLTFSLVACSCALLAISGVFIFKFRVLRYKRLLEIGNLGLTGELTLTSFSYNELKRATNGFKEELGKGSFGAVYKGSLNRGRNLIAVKRLEKLVEEGEREFQAEMRAIGRAHHKNLVRLLGYCAEDSKRVLVYEYMGNGSLADLLFKSRQRPDWDERTRIALDVARGILYLHEECETPIIHCDIKPQNILMDDYWRAKISDFGLAKLLMGDHTRTFTVVRGTRGYMAPEWHKNVPISAKADVYSYGIVLLETVFCRRNLDITVSNPEEIILSILVYKCLVEKKLDKLVLGEEVDKKSLERMVMVALWCIQDEPALRPSIKTAVMMLEGITDICIPPCPTASSI